A genome region from Musa acuminata AAA Group cultivar baxijiao chromosome BXJ3-5, Cavendish_Baxijiao_AAA, whole genome shotgun sequence includes the following:
- the LOC103973832 gene encoding ATPase 10, plasma membrane-type isoform X1 has translation MEDLNKPLLDPENFTQDSMDLERMPLEEVFEQLRTSRDGLSSADAESRLQLFGLNKLEEKPENKFLKFLSFMWNPLSWVMEAAAVMAIALANGGSEGPDWQDFVGIICLLILNSTISFIEENNAGNAAAALMARLAPKCKVLRDDQWQEKDAAILVPGDIISIKLGDIIPADARLLEGDPLKVDQSALTGESLPVTKMTGDVVFSGSICKQGEIQAVVIATGIHSFFGKAALLVDSTEVVGHFQKVLTSIGNFCICSIAVGMILEIIVMFPIQHRSYRDGINNLLVLLIGGIPIAMPTVLSVTLAIGSHRLSQQGAITKRMTAIEELAGMDVLCSDKTGTLTLNRLTVDRNLIEVFSEGMDKDIIVLLAARASRLENQDAIDTAIISMLADPKEARANITEVHFFPFNPVDKRTAITYIDSEGNWYRASKGAPEQILDLCYNKDKISGKVHAIIDKFAERGLRSLGVAYQAIPEKTKESSGGPWVFCGLLPLFDPPRHDSAETIRRALNLGVCVKMITGDQLSIAKETGRRLGMGTNMYPSSSLFGHDKDENEALPVDELIEKADGFAGVFPEHKYEIVKILQEKKHVCGMTGDGVNDAPALKKADIGIAVSDATDAARSAADIVLTEPGLSVIVSAVLTSRAIFQRMKNYTIYAVSITIRIVLGFMLLALIWEYDFPPFMVLIIAILNDGTIMTISKDRVKPSPHPDSWKLNEIFATGVVIGAYLALVTVLFYWAIIKTSFFETHFKVRTLSSSIEEVSSAVYLQVSIISQALIFVTRSQSWSFLERPGTLLMCAFVIAQLVATLIAVYAHINFASIRGIGWGWAGVIWIYSLIFYIPLDIIKFTVRYALSGEAWNLLFDRKTAFTSKKDYGKEDRKAQWVISQQSLQGLIPSDIIANGRRSSLIAEQAKRRAEIARLGEIHTLRGHVESVVRLKKLDINVIQTAHTV, from the exons ATGGAAGATCTGAATAAGCCATTGCTTGATCCAGAAAACTTTACTCAAGATTCAATGGATTTG GAACGCATGCCCTTGGAGGAAGTTTTTGAACAGCTAAGAACTTCTCGAGATGGACTTTCGTCAGCAGATGCTGAGTCACGCTTACAGCTTTTTGGCCTAAATAAGCTAGAGGAGAAGCCT GAAAATAAGTTTTTGAAGTTCCTTAGTTTCATGTGGAACCCCTTGTCATGGGTTATGGAAGCTGCAGCAGTGATGGCAATCGCACTTGCTAATGGTGGA AGCGAGGGTCCTGATTGGCAAGACTTTGTTGGAATTATCTGCCTACTGATTCTCAATTCAACAATTAGTTTTATTGAGGAAAACAATGCTGGAAATGCAGCAGCAGCACTTATGGCTCGTCTTGCTCCTAAGTGCAAG GTACTCCGAGATGATCAATGGCAAGAGAAGGATGCAGCTATTCTAGTACCAGGGGATATCATCAGCATTAAGCTTGGTGACATTATCCCAGCAGATGCTCGTTTGCTTGAGGGTGACCCTCTGAAAGTTGACCAG tCAGCTCTGACTGGTGAATCTCTACCTGTCACAAAGATGACAGGTGACGTAGTATTCTCTGGTTCAATTTGTAAACAAGGAGAGATTCAGGCTGTAGTAATTGCAACTGGAATTCACTCTTTCTTTGGGAAAGCTGCTCTTTTGGTAGACTCTACAGAAGTAGTTGGGCATTTTCAGAAG GTTCTTACTTCAATTGGGAATTTCTGTATATGCTCGATAGCCGTTGGAATGATTCTTGAGATCATAGTCATGTTTCCAATCCAACATCGTTCATACAGAGATGGAATCAACAACCTTCTCGTTCTTTTAATAGGAGGCATACCCATAGCTATGCCGACAGTGTTATCTGTAACCCTTGCAATTGGTTCTCATCGCCTCTCTCAACAG GGTGCAATTACTAAAAGGATGACAGCCATCGAAGAATTGGCTGGAATGGATGTTCTTTGCAGCGATAAAACTGGCACACTCACCTTGAATCGACTCACTGTTGACCGGAATCTTATTGAG GTTTTCAGTGAGGGCATGGACAAAGACATAATTGTTTTGCTTGCAGCAAGAGCCTCAAGGCTTGAAAACCAGGATGCCATTGATACTGCTATCATTAGTATGCTTGCTGATCCTAAAGAG GCACGTGCAAACATCACTGAAGTACATTTTTTCCCCTTCAACCCAGTGGACAAACGGACAGCAATTACATACATCGATTCAGAAGGAAACTGGTATCGAGCTAGCAAAGGTGCTCCAGAGCAG ATTCTAGATCTATGCTATAATAAAGACAAAATTTCTGGAAAAGTTCATGCAATCATTGACAAATTTGCTGAAAGGGGACTACGCTCTCTTGGAGTTGCTTATCAG GCCATTCCTGAGAAAACAAAAGAGAGTTCAGGTGGTCCATGGGTTTTTTGTGGCTTATTGCCATTGTTTGATCCACCTAGACATGACAGTGCTGAGACCATTCGGAGGGCACTGAACCTGGGTGTCTGCGTGAAGATGATTACTG GTGACCAGCTATCCATTGCTAAAGAAACTGGAAGACGCCTTGGAATGGGAACGAACATGTACCCTTCCTCATCATTGTTCGGTCATGATAAAGATGAAAATGAAGCTCTTCCAGTTGATGAACTTATTGAAAAAGCGGACGGATTTGCTGGTGTCTTTCCTG AGCATAAGTATGAGATTGTGAAAATTCTCCAAGAAAAGAAGCACGTGTGTGGGATGACAGGAGATGGTGTCAATGATGCTCCTGCACTCAAGAAAGCAGACATTGGAATAGCAGTATCAGATGCCACTGATGCTGCTAGGAGTGCTGCTGATATTGTTCTTACGGAACCCGGCTTGAGTGTCATTGTCAGTGCAGTCTTGACCAGCCGGGCCATATTTCAGAGAATGAAGAACTACACA atttatgctGTGTCCATTACTATACGAATAGTG CTTGGGTTCATGCTTCTCGCTTTGATTTGGGAATATGATTTCCCTCCTTTTATGGTTTTGATAATAGCCATTCTGAATGATG GGACCATCATGACAATATCCAAGGATCGTGTGAAGCCATCACCACACCCCGATAGTTGGAAACTCAATGAGATTTTCGCTACAGGTGTTGTCATAGGGGCTTACCTTGCATTAGTTACAGTTCTCTTTTACTGGGCTATCATCAAGACTAGCTTCTTTGAG ACTCATTTCAAAGTTAGAACTCTCAGCAGCAGCATTGAAGAGGTCTCGTCTGCTGTATATCTGCAAGTTAGCATCATCAGCCAAGCTCTTATATTCGTCACACGTAGTCAGAGTTGGTCATTTTTAGAGAGACCGGGTACTCTCCTAATGTGTGCATTTGTTATAGCTCAGCTG GTTGCCACCCTGATTGCAGTTTACGCACATATCAACTTTGCATCGATTCGTGGTATAGGCTGGGGCTGGGCTGGTGTGATTTGGATTTACAGTTTAATTTTCTACATTCCTCTTGACATAATCAAGTTCACCGTTAGATATGCTCTCAGTGGAGAGGCATGGAATCTGCTGTTTGACAGAAAG ACTGCTTTTACTTCCAAAAAAGACTACGGAAAGGAAGATAGAAAAGCTCAATGGGTAATCTCCCAGCAGTCCTTGCAGGGGCTTATACCTTCTGATATCATTGCCAATGGAAGACGGTCTTCTTTGATTGCTGAACAGGCAAAGAGACGTGCTGAGATAGCCAG ATTGGGAGAAATACACACGCTAAGAGGACACGTAGAATCTGTAGTGAGACTGAAGAAGTTAGACATCAATGTTATTCAAACTGCTCACACAGTATGA
- the LOC103973832 gene encoding ATPase 10, plasma membrane-type isoform X2 has translation MEDLNKPLLDPENFTQDSMDLERMPLEEVFEQLRTSRDGLSSADAESRLQLFGLNKLEEKPENKFLKFLSFMWNPLSWVMEAAAVMAIALANGGSEGPDWQDFVGIICLLILNSTISFIEENNAGNAAAALMARLAPKCKVLRDDQWQEKDAAILVPGDIISIKLGDIIPADARLLEGDPLKVDQSALTGESLPVTKMTGDVVFSGSICKQGEIQAVVIATGIHSFFGKAALLVDSTEVVGHFQKVLTSIGNFCICSIAVGMILEIIVMFPIQHRSYRDGINNLLVLLIGGIPIAMPTVLSVTLAIGSHRLSQQGAITKRMTAIEELAGMDVLCSDKTGTLTLNRLTVDRNLIEVFSEGMDKDIIVLLAARASRLENQDAIDTAIISMLADPKEARANITEVHFFPFNPVDKRTAITYIDSEGNWYRASKGAPEQILDLCYNKDKISGKVHAIIDKFAERGLRSLGVAYQAIPEKTKESSGGPWVFCGLLPLFDPPRHDSAETIRRALNLGVCVKMITGDQLSIAKETGRRLGMGTNMYPSSSLFGHDKDENEALPVDELIEKADGFAGVFPEHKYEIVKILQEKKHVCGMTGDGVNDAPALKKADIGIAVSDATDAARSAADIVLTEPGLSVIVSAVLTSRAIFQRMKNYTLGFMLLALIWEYDFPPFMVLIIAILNDGTIMTISKDRVKPSPHPDSWKLNEIFATGVVIGAYLALVTVLFYWAIIKTSFFETHFKVRTLSSSIEEVSSAVYLQVSIISQALIFVTRSQSWSFLERPGTLLMCAFVIAQLVATLIAVYAHINFASIRGIGWGWAGVIWIYSLIFYIPLDIIKFTVRYALSGEAWNLLFDRKTAFTSKKDYGKEDRKAQWVISQQSLQGLIPSDIIANGRRSSLIAEQAKRRAEIARLGEIHTLRGHVESVVRLKKLDINVIQTAHTV, from the exons ATGGAAGATCTGAATAAGCCATTGCTTGATCCAGAAAACTTTACTCAAGATTCAATGGATTTG GAACGCATGCCCTTGGAGGAAGTTTTTGAACAGCTAAGAACTTCTCGAGATGGACTTTCGTCAGCAGATGCTGAGTCACGCTTACAGCTTTTTGGCCTAAATAAGCTAGAGGAGAAGCCT GAAAATAAGTTTTTGAAGTTCCTTAGTTTCATGTGGAACCCCTTGTCATGGGTTATGGAAGCTGCAGCAGTGATGGCAATCGCACTTGCTAATGGTGGA AGCGAGGGTCCTGATTGGCAAGACTTTGTTGGAATTATCTGCCTACTGATTCTCAATTCAACAATTAGTTTTATTGAGGAAAACAATGCTGGAAATGCAGCAGCAGCACTTATGGCTCGTCTTGCTCCTAAGTGCAAG GTACTCCGAGATGATCAATGGCAAGAGAAGGATGCAGCTATTCTAGTACCAGGGGATATCATCAGCATTAAGCTTGGTGACATTATCCCAGCAGATGCTCGTTTGCTTGAGGGTGACCCTCTGAAAGTTGACCAG tCAGCTCTGACTGGTGAATCTCTACCTGTCACAAAGATGACAGGTGACGTAGTATTCTCTGGTTCAATTTGTAAACAAGGAGAGATTCAGGCTGTAGTAATTGCAACTGGAATTCACTCTTTCTTTGGGAAAGCTGCTCTTTTGGTAGACTCTACAGAAGTAGTTGGGCATTTTCAGAAG GTTCTTACTTCAATTGGGAATTTCTGTATATGCTCGATAGCCGTTGGAATGATTCTTGAGATCATAGTCATGTTTCCAATCCAACATCGTTCATACAGAGATGGAATCAACAACCTTCTCGTTCTTTTAATAGGAGGCATACCCATAGCTATGCCGACAGTGTTATCTGTAACCCTTGCAATTGGTTCTCATCGCCTCTCTCAACAG GGTGCAATTACTAAAAGGATGACAGCCATCGAAGAATTGGCTGGAATGGATGTTCTTTGCAGCGATAAAACTGGCACACTCACCTTGAATCGACTCACTGTTGACCGGAATCTTATTGAG GTTTTCAGTGAGGGCATGGACAAAGACATAATTGTTTTGCTTGCAGCAAGAGCCTCAAGGCTTGAAAACCAGGATGCCATTGATACTGCTATCATTAGTATGCTTGCTGATCCTAAAGAG GCACGTGCAAACATCACTGAAGTACATTTTTTCCCCTTCAACCCAGTGGACAAACGGACAGCAATTACATACATCGATTCAGAAGGAAACTGGTATCGAGCTAGCAAAGGTGCTCCAGAGCAG ATTCTAGATCTATGCTATAATAAAGACAAAATTTCTGGAAAAGTTCATGCAATCATTGACAAATTTGCTGAAAGGGGACTACGCTCTCTTGGAGTTGCTTATCAG GCCATTCCTGAGAAAACAAAAGAGAGTTCAGGTGGTCCATGGGTTTTTTGTGGCTTATTGCCATTGTTTGATCCACCTAGACATGACAGTGCTGAGACCATTCGGAGGGCACTGAACCTGGGTGTCTGCGTGAAGATGATTACTG GTGACCAGCTATCCATTGCTAAAGAAACTGGAAGACGCCTTGGAATGGGAACGAACATGTACCCTTCCTCATCATTGTTCGGTCATGATAAAGATGAAAATGAAGCTCTTCCAGTTGATGAACTTATTGAAAAAGCGGACGGATTTGCTGGTGTCTTTCCTG AGCATAAGTATGAGATTGTGAAAATTCTCCAAGAAAAGAAGCACGTGTGTGGGATGACAGGAGATGGTGTCAATGATGCTCCTGCACTCAAGAAAGCAGACATTGGAATAGCAGTATCAGATGCCACTGATGCTGCTAGGAGTGCTGCTGATATTGTTCTTACGGAACCCGGCTTGAGTGTCATTGTCAGTGCAGTCTTGACCAGCCGGGCCATATTTCAGAGAATGAAGAACTACACA CTTGGGTTCATGCTTCTCGCTTTGATTTGGGAATATGATTTCCCTCCTTTTATGGTTTTGATAATAGCCATTCTGAATGATG GGACCATCATGACAATATCCAAGGATCGTGTGAAGCCATCACCACACCCCGATAGTTGGAAACTCAATGAGATTTTCGCTACAGGTGTTGTCATAGGGGCTTACCTTGCATTAGTTACAGTTCTCTTTTACTGGGCTATCATCAAGACTAGCTTCTTTGAG ACTCATTTCAAAGTTAGAACTCTCAGCAGCAGCATTGAAGAGGTCTCGTCTGCTGTATATCTGCAAGTTAGCATCATCAGCCAAGCTCTTATATTCGTCACACGTAGTCAGAGTTGGTCATTTTTAGAGAGACCGGGTACTCTCCTAATGTGTGCATTTGTTATAGCTCAGCTG GTTGCCACCCTGATTGCAGTTTACGCACATATCAACTTTGCATCGATTCGTGGTATAGGCTGGGGCTGGGCTGGTGTGATTTGGATTTACAGTTTAATTTTCTACATTCCTCTTGACATAATCAAGTTCACCGTTAGATATGCTCTCAGTGGAGAGGCATGGAATCTGCTGTTTGACAGAAAG ACTGCTTTTACTTCCAAAAAAGACTACGGAAAGGAAGATAGAAAAGCTCAATGGGTAATCTCCCAGCAGTCCTTGCAGGGGCTTATACCTTCTGATATCATTGCCAATGGAAGACGGTCTTCTTTGATTGCTGAACAGGCAAAGAGACGTGCTGAGATAGCCAG ATTGGGAGAAATACACACGCTAAGAGGACACGTAGAATCTGTAGTGAGACTGAAGAAGTTAGACATCAATGTTATTCAAACTGCTCACACAGTATGA